From a region of the Dictyostelium discoideum AX4 chromosome 2 chromosome, whole genome shotgun sequence genome:
- the dscA-2 gene encoding discoidin I, A chain, producing MSTQGLVQLLANAQCHLRTSTNYNGVHTQFNSALNYKNNGTNTIDGSEAWCSSIVDTNQYIVAGCEVPRTFMCVALQGRGDADQWVTSYKIRYSLDNVSWFEYRNGAAVTGVTDRNTVVNHFFDTPIRARSIAIHPLTWNGHISLRCEFYTQPVQSSVTQVGADIYTGDNCALNTGSGKREVVVPVKFQFEFATLPKVALNFDQIDCTDATNQTRIGVQPRNITTKGFDCVFYTWNENKVYSLRADYIATALE from the coding sequence ATGTCTACCCAAGGTTTAGTTCAACTCCTCGCAAATGCTCAATGCCATTTAAGAACCTCAACCAATTACAATGGTGTCCACACTCAATTTAATTCTGCCTTAAACTACAAAAACAATGGTACCAATACCATTGATGGTTCAGAAGCTTGGTGTTCATCAATCGTAGATACCAACCAATACATTGTTGCTGGTTGTGAAGTTCCACGTACTTTTATGTGTGTTGCTCTCCAAGGTCGTGGTGATGCTGATCAATGGGTTACATCATACAAAATCCGTTATTCATTAGATAATGTTTCCTGGTTTGAATATCGTAATGGTGCTGCTGTTACTGGTGTAACTGATCGTAACACTGTTGTTAATCATTTCTTTGATACTCCAATTAGAGCTCGTTCAATTGCTATCCACCCATTAACCTGGAATGGTCACATTTCATTAAGATGTGAATTCTACACTCAACCAGTACAAAGCTCAGTCACTCAAGTTGGTGCAGATATTTACACTGGTGATAACTGTGCCTTAAATACCGGTTCAGGTAAACGTGAAGTTGTTGTCCCAGTTAAATTCCAATTTGAATTTGCTACTCTCCCAAAGGTTGCTCTCAACTTTGATCAAATCGATTGTACTGATGCCACCAATCAAACCCGTATTGGTGTCCAACCAAGAAATATTACCACCAAAGGTTTTGATTGTGTTTTCTACACTTGGAATGAAAACAAAGTTTACTCATTAAGAGCTGATTACATTGCTACCGCTTtggaataa
- a CDS encoding zinc-containing alcohol dehydrogenase (Similar to ADH), with protein MSMKAAVFKEKNGKLEVVQMPIPEPQPGWVRIKVEACGVCHSDFFVKYGGMGNKFPRVPGHEVIGKVDKLGQGVNNEEYGIGKMVGVGWFGGNHCGKCEDCKENEWVHCKESYVCGIHYDGGYAEYMTAPADSLVPIPDCMDPVESAPLLCAGVTVFNSFRNQKVKAPALVGVQGIGGLGHLAIQFCKKMGFEVIALSSGNSKEQLTKELGAHYYVDTSKDGYIDKVKSIGSVKCILVTAPFASAVPGLLECLGTNGKLVILAAFNEPFNASSIAMIGGSKSIIGWASGDSRDSSDTFNFARNNQVRPMVKSFTLEEANEALDGINNARFRNVIKM; from the exons atgtcaatGAAAGCGGCTGTGTTCAAAGAAAAGAATGGGAAATTAGAGGTAGTACAAATGCCAATTCCAGAACCTCAACCAGGATGGGTTAGAATTAAAGTTGAAGCATGTGGAGTTTGCCATAGTGATTTCTTTGTTAAATAtg gtggaATGGGAAATAAATTTCCAAGG gtACCAGGTCATGAAGTAATTGGAAAAGTTGATAAATTAGGACAAGGtgttaataatgaagaatatGGAATTGGTAAAATGGTAGGAGTTGGATGGTTTGGTGGTAATCATTGTGGTAAATGTGAAGATTGTAAAGAGAATGAATGGGTACATTGTAAAGAATCCTATGTTTGTGGAATTCATTATGATGGTGGATATGCAGAGTATATGACAGCACCAGCAGATTCACTAGTTCCCATACCAGATTGTATGGATCCAGTTGAAAGTGCACCATTGTTATGTGCAGGTGTAACTGTATTCAATTCATTTAGAAATCAAAAAGTTAAAGCACCTGCATTAGTTGGAGTTCAAGGTATTGGTGGATTAGGTCATTTGGCAATTCAATTTTGTAAGAAAATGGGTTTTGAAGTGATTGCTCTATCAAGTGGAAATTCAAAAGAACAATTAACCAAAGAATTGGGTGCTCATTATTATGTTGATACTTCAAAAGATGGATACATTGATAAAgttaaatcaattggttCAGTCAAATGTATTTTAGTAACTGCTCCATTTGCATCGGCTGTACCAGGTCTATTAGAATGCTTAGGTACAAATGGTAAATTAGTCATCCTTGCCGCATTTAATGAACCATTTAATGCAAGTTCTATAGCAATGATTGGTGGTTCGAAATCAATTATTGGTTGGGCTTCTGGAGATTCTCGTGACTCTTCTGATACCTTTAACTTTGCTCGTAATAACCAAGTTAGACCAATGGTAAAATCATTCACATTAGAAGAAGCAAATGAAGCATTAGATGGAATTAATAATGCTAGATTTAGAAATGTtattaaaatgtaa